Proteins encoded within one genomic window of Arachis ipaensis cultivar K30076 chromosome B08, Araip1.1, whole genome shotgun sequence:
- the LOC110265297 gene encoding uncharacterized protein LOC110265297, which translates to MRLLEFGCLVAVLCGLLVSVKAKIYIVTIEGEPVTSYGGGIDGHGFFVGDEGYRQDSDIQKVKLLREALTQLSKLVESRVSTGLDTILTLFYSFWNWGCCQVRLNTIYHKSSVCISRGCGWQHLGPFINLGAFYLCGISLAATLAFWVKLRGRELWIGMTIFSKFKQHPPPLPVTHICQFAPGSIFSDLVADEVSRLILILLFGFCLNLI; encoded by the exons ATGAGGTTGTTGGAGTTTGGGTGCCTGGTTGCAGTTCTATGTGGTCTTCTTGTGTCTGTGAAAGCTAAGATTTACATCGTAACTATTGAAGGTGAACCTGTTACTAGTTATGGAGGTGGAATTGATG GACATGGATTTTTTGTTGGAGATGAAGGGTACAGGCAGGACAGTGACATTCAGAAAGTTAAGCTTTTAAGGGAGGCATTGACACAGCTCTCCAAGTTAGTTGAGTCCAGAGTTAGTACAGG TCTCGATACGATCTTAACACTATTCTATTCCTTTTGGAATTGGGGCTGCTGCCAGGTTAGATTAAACACTATCTACCATAAATCTTCTGTTTGCATATCTAGAGGCTGTGGATGGCAGCACCTTGGGCCTTTCATAAATCTAGGAGCATTCTACCTATGTGGGATTTCACTTGCTGCAACATTGGCATTTTGGGTCAAATTAAGAGGTAGAGAACTTTGGATTGGTATGACCATCTTTTCTAAGTTCAAACAGCATCCTCCCCCTCTCCCTGTAACTCATATTTGTCAATTTGCACCAGGTTCCATTTTTTCTGATCTTGTAGCTGATGAAGTCTCtaggttaattttaattttgttgtttggATTTTGTTTGAATTTAATTTGA